CTCCGCCTCCCGGACTCCGTGGGCGGGTTTGGATCCACCGCCAAGAGTCCCGGCGTGCAGGCGTCCCTCGAACACATGCTGTCCGCGGTCGTGTGCGCGAACTACGGCGGCGAGGTGGTGAACGGCCTGGGAGAGCCCGCCGGATCCACGCTCCTGTCGTACGAGCAGATTCTCCTGGACCACGAGATCGCTGCGATGATCATCAAGGTCTACCAAGGGTTCAAGGTCGACAAGGAAGAGCTCGCGGTCAGCCTCATCGAGAAGATCGGGATCGGCGGCAGTTACCTCGCGCAGCGGCACACGCTCGAGCGCGTGCGCCGGATGCACGTTCCCATGCTCTGGGATTCTAGCCCATACGATGCTTGGGTCGCGAAGGGCCAGAAGGATCCGATGGAGGAGGCGCGCGAGAAGACGGAGTGGATTATCAAGAATCACACGCCCGAGCCGCTGCCCCACGACACGTCGCGTCGCCTCAACGCCATCGTCGCGACGTTGGTGAAGTCGGCCTGAGCGCCGTGCGGATCCGCGCTACCGCCGGTCCCGTCCCGTCGAGCCGCTGAGCTCGATGGCCTGGCTCGCGAGTTGGACCGCCGCGGCGTAGTCCTTCGCCTTGAAGGCGCGTTTCGCCTGTTTGAGCGCAACCTTCGCGACTTGTATGTTGAATCCACGCGCCTTCGCCGTCCTCACCGCTTCCGTCGCCTCCGCAAGCCGAACCGCCGCGGTCCCGTGGTCCGTCATGGCGGATATCAGCGGTGACCCCACGGCTGGGACGGGCGGCGCGGAGATGTCACCGGGGCCGAGTTGGGCCAGAAGGAAGTCCGCCCGCTCCAGCGCACGGGCATAATCCCCGCGCTCGAAGGCGGACCGTGCGTCCTTGAGGGCGACCCGCGCATTCGAGACGTTCGCCCCGCCATCTCTCGCTCGCTTCGCGGCCTCCAGCGCCCGCGTCATGTGGTCCAAGGCCTGGGTGCGGGTCGGCGGTGCCGGCGCGGTCAAGTTCATCCCTCAGCCCGGTCAGGTCGCGCTGCAGAGATGAAGGTTTCTCCCGGAGGACCAGCAGGAGGGACAGCTTTCATGGGGTGAGGAAGAGAAGTCCCACAATGGCGATCAGCGTCAAGCCCGTCAAGACCGCGAACATCGCGACCATAGGCCAGTTCCGCTTTCCAACGTAGAATCCGGGGCTGTTGACGGTCGTGTACAGGAGCATCCCGAGCGCGATCGGTGCCAACCCCGCGAGGCCGGTGGACTCGAGAACCGCGCCCACGCCGGTGAGGACGAGGAGGATCGCCGTGGCGAGCTCGGCGGCTATGTGCAGCCGCATGTCCCAAGGCCGTTGATCCAGCTCGGCCTGCTTGCGGGCGACCAGAACGCCCCAGAATCCTATCATGAAGAGGCCGACGATCACCGAGTAGGCAGCAACGAGCACGTTCACGAACGTCCCCGGCGGCGAAAAGGGTCGCGGCCTACATATCCTCTCGGAGGACCGCCCCCAGGAGCGCGGGGTCCACGTTGCCTCCGGAGACCACCGCGACCACGGGCGGTTCGAGTCGATCGCGATATCGCCCCCACGCCGCGAACGCCGCGGCACCCGCGGGCTCCGCCACGACCTTCGCTTCGAGCGCGAGGCGATGCATGGCCTTCCGGATCTCGTCGTCGGAGACCACGTAGCATCCGTCGAGATACCGCAGCAGGAGGTCCGCCATCTCCGGGAGGATGATGCCGATCCGGATGCCGTCCGCGATGGTGCTCGGCTGCTCGACGCGGTAGGGTTTCTTGGTCTCAAAGACCCGGGGAAGGGAGGCAGCGCCCTCCGCTTGGACGCCGAACACCGTGGCCTTCGGGACGCGGGCCTTCACGGCAATCGCAATGCCCGAGGAGAGGCCGCCACCGCCGACCGGGACGAGGACCGTGCGGACGTCCTGCAGGTCCTCCGCGATTTCCCAACCGATGGTTCCCTGGCCCGCGATGATGTGAGTGTGCGCAAAGGGTTGGACGAACGTCTGTGGCCAGGACTTCCAGAGTTCCTCCGTGTGGGCTCGCACGAGATCCTCCCGCGCCATCACCCGGAGACCCGCCCCCTGCGCCCGGATGGCCTCGACCTTGGGTCCTGGGGCTCCCTCGGGGACGTAGACCGTGCAGGGGAGCCCGAGTCTCTTCGCGGACCACGCGACCGCCAGCCCGTGGTTTCCTGAGCTGATGGTGGCAACACCGCGGCGCCGTTCGCCCTCGGTCATGCGAGACATGCGGTTCCAGGCGCCGCGGATTTTGAACGCCCCGAGTCGCTGGAGGTTCTCGAGCTTCAGGAAGACCTCACCGCCTTCCGGGGTCGCCAACCGCGTCGTGGGCGTCCGATAGGCGACCTCCCGGATCGCGTCGCGGGCGGCCTCGATGTCTCGGGCCGTGACACGCAACGGTTCCACGGCGGCCGGAGCGGCCTTCTCGCCCATGAAGTTACCTCCGTGAGGTCGGCCGAAACTTCGTTGCGTCGATCTCGCGGCATGCGCGTGGTCCCTCCGATGGCATGATCTCGGAGAATGTCCATAGGATTAAGCGTCCGAGCCGCCATCCACGGGCGGGAAGCAGGGGGAAGGCAGTGAGATACTACACCCCAGTGGTTTTGCTCGGGCTAGCGTTGCTGCTCGTCTTGGCCGGATTGTCCTCGGCGGCGGCATCTCCGACTGCATCGTCCCAGCCCACGTTCAACATCAACACGTTGGCGGGCAAGATGGCGTCCATTGACGCCACGCAGGGGCTCTCCATCCGGGCCTCCGCGTACCTGCAGCAAGAGGCGGACGCGGGTCTGGCGGCACCGCCACCGGGTCCGGCCCAGCCCATCACGCCCCACTTCGTGCTCTCGAGTCCCCTGGACGGGACGTCCGTGGCCCCGCCCGCGGTGACCGTGAACCAGGACACCGCCGCTGCGCCGCAGAACGAGCCCGC
The window above is part of the Thermoplasmata archaeon genome. Proteins encoded here:
- a CDS encoding threonine/serine dehydratase, with protein sequence MGEKAAPAAVEPLRVTARDIEAARDAIREVAYRTPTTRLATPEGGEVFLKLENLQRLGAFKIRGAWNRMSRMTEGERRRGVATISSGNHGLAVAWSAKRLGLPCTVYVPEGAPGPKVEAIRAQGAGLRVMAREDLVRAHTEELWKSWPQTFVQPFAHTHIIAGQGTIGWEIAEDLQDVRTVLVPVGGGGLSSGIAIAVKARVPKATVFGVQAEGAASLPRVFETKKPYRVEQPSTIADGIRIGIILPEMADLLLRYLDGCYVVSDDEIRKAMHRLALEAKVVAEPAGAAAFAAWGRYRDRLEPPVVAVVSGGNVDPALLGAVLREDM